From Oreochromis niloticus isolate F11D_XX linkage group LG14, O_niloticus_UMD_NMBU, whole genome shotgun sequence, one genomic window encodes:
- the LOC100691784 gene encoding protein KIAA0100 isoform X4 — protein sequence MSLLLISVFLIFLLAIGVLCAIFRWLICTLAVRFFQTVLNAELKIKSVGLFSVQGVSIQFHPQHTLEIDSIWISSKLLNQDLPRYLALCVGETRVRFDLQAPLKPLAKQSHGKKSAKISLSPKMLQFLSQLLSFHISSINVMVLNLALSESLWHMTIAGITLLLDHQSKRLAWDFSVGQLSSKVLKSSELDICLAEVALSLLLSGDVRLPEMKPGCLSLSVRTLMAELHEGLFLSQLQLPAVSHKEKDRGAFESENDEFIQTETVERFHQLIPHKVNVEFDNTNITLSMHSQKRHLNWTLKSLKVCYGRDNEQLPLKSFTPELSFPQSSLELLLEDGLLLSQSRQRILCVNTIKTTLQVTSIDISGSVVVNTCIIHYRHQEFSHWLNLFPWEQLFHRKEAHRKRRFPHLDAPVMITTSVSNVNVSVQLGDTTPFALGFLSANGELRHILDIKVESENQESQNVHERASLSLDNFWWRVGQGSHIQQAPHPPGKHVWGEALILDSLSLQGSLNRPHMKSSNQPLSLNIESRLKGLQVELSETCALCLSRLLSLMCFPRHPESHLPDVTPLSPCNDDTIKPIPSSQLHLLFKVDCCLEDVNVFTLSNVAGAVALRMDTVKVLTSAESSRVSLEGVSLSVIKSVTENMEVCCPASQTINPIVKLTTLTLWYHITTHTIQVQCEEDLTVEWTPPDHMVLYQHMTEGQACWLMLCGEKAEEKPVKPVNTEAASGQSRGLCLRVELGCTRLTAHVTDQNYILLHMDALSLSKQGSSMHMRSPSVIFNFDGNNIVSFNGLDVETHADLTEMQLHRDTFPFLTTPHNRVWVLTCPSLSMEFPYQYNFSNTFDKAISVQKWLKSLHHSPTQTSATQRLPPDLIFKISQFSFVFLDDVFEIKLRDNYELMKDESKESAKRLQLLDKKVADLRKQHGELLPARKIEELYSSLEKKHIEIYIQRSRRLYANTPMRKSLLTWTVSDLELVAIADQSLHGPERVREQLRDIDGISPFPRDGLPLVIQWCRAVKFKLAAFLVRIRDYPRYLFEIRDWELSGRLIGTEQDGQLRGRRKQTVPLGPPWGDVTVHRNMPPLKFYYDFKSNISLYTIVWGPCWDPAWTLIGQSVDLLTKPTADPSPLLAWWDKSRLLLHGRWVMDIDQANLHQLATEDPYNTTENMHWEWNKLNFDWNPGQFVFKGDLDVNVRTASKYDDICFLHLPNLCMTLDLQWLCHGNPHDHHAVMLCCAENIGDVTSGQPHDSYRAFRSENLNLSITMDLNQHCGADAYQPRILLYSSTLRWMQNFWATWTSVSRPICRGKLFHSLKPVRKKLGQHYKQMSYTAAFPQLQVHYWASFAQQRGIQLECNKGHVFTRGTQRLIPQAGTVMRRLISEWNVTQMVSELSQVTVHLMASTWDETADHQINTQVNKTHLLSLSSLSYQRQSIRMEEEVNTKDETNASYTHKLRLVDLRASWTTTNRNIAFGLYDGYKKASVLKRNLSTEALKGLRIDTQLQTKKLKRSPTTYSPTTAPTIPVVASVNRSEKSQNEGTSMLQKLIEETDKFVVFSEEDSGVSDQLCGIAACQTDDVYNRNWFIELVNCQMMLRGTETAGCVLVSAAKAQLLQCEHHPAWYNDTLKQKTTWTCLLDGMQYFATMEPNPSEQEDRQLWLEVKNIEEHRQRNLDSVLELMESGQAVGGMVSTTTDWNQPAQVNESQQVQRIISRCSCRMHYISYSHDINPELATQIKPPELRNNHEKEDLLKKQAGAVDTFTLIHHDLEISTNPVQYAMILDIVNNLLLHVEPRRKEHSEKKQRVRFQLEISSNPEEQRSSILHLQEAVRQHLAQIRRLEKQIYSNIRAQSEELGCDELNEINARLQHQLNQEKNDMQMKSEELNILIRCFKDFQLQRANKLELRKPPEDVSVVRRTEIYFAQARWCLTEEDGQLGIAELELQRFMYSKLNKSDDTAEHLLELGWFTMNNLLPNAAYKVVLRPQSNCQSGRQFALRIFSKVRPPVGGISVKEHFEVNVVPLTIQLMYQFFKRMMGFFFPGRNVEEEEVTDEEDKFRLVTTGIPVKPRPSSEDTMGAMGPSKGVTQGLNRTAGVRRSFRKAPEHPVDDIDKMKERAAMNNSFIYIKIPQVPLCVSYKGEKNSVDWKDLNLVLPCLEYHNNTWTWLDFAMAVKRDSRKALVAQMIKEKLRLKPASGSDLRGKASEGKADNSLQQQEEDEKARLLIGLSTADKSSGKKSIFRRHK from the exons ATGTCTCTCCTGCTGATATCTGTCTTTTTAATCTTTCTGCTGGCTATTGGTGTGCTGTGTGCCATTTTCAG GTGGCTCATATGTACCCTGGCTGTGCGATTCTTCCAAACTGTCCTCAATGCTGAGCTGAAGATTAAATCAGTAGGACTGTTTTCTGTCCAAGGAGTCAGTATCCAGTTTCACCCCCAGCATACTTTG GAAATTGACAGCATATGGATTTCAAGTAAACTTCTAAACCAGGATTTACC GCGATACCTGGCGTTGTGTGTTGGAGAAACCAGAGTCCGCTTTGACTTGCAAGCACCACTGAAACCTTTGGCAAAGCAGAGCCATGGAAAAAAGTCAGCGAAGATTTCTCTCAGCCCCAAAATGCTTCAATTCTTGTCACAA CTGCTGTCATTCCACATCAGCTCCATCAATGTGATGGTACTAAACCTAGCACTGTCAGAGTCTCTATGGCACATGACTATTGCAGGTATCACCTTGTTACTTGACCACCAGAGTAAAAg GTTGGCATGGGACTTCTCGGTTGGACAGCTAAGCAGTAAAGTGCTCAAAAGCAGTGAACTG GACATATGTTTGGCTGAAGTGGCACTTAGCCTGTTGCTATCTGGAGATGTGAGGCTACCAGAGATGAAACCAGGTTGTCTGTCCCTGAGTGTGAGGACTCTAATGGCAGAGCTGCACGAGGGGCTGTTCCTCAGTCAACTCCAGCTTCCAGCAGTTTCCCACAAAGAGAAAGATCGTGGTGCATTTG agagtgaaaatgatgaatttaTTCAGACTGAGACTGTGGAACGCTTTCATCAGCTGATTCCTCACAAGGTCAATGTGGAATTTGATAACACAAACATAACCCTGTCGATGCACAGCCAGAAACG ACACCTGAACTGGACTCTAAAGTCTTTAAAGGTCTGTTACGGACGTGACAACGAGCAGCTTCCTCTTaaaagcttcactcctgaactGAGCTTTCCCCAGAGCAGCTTGGAGCTCCTTCTCGAGG ATGGACTTCTGCTGTCTCAAAGTAGGCAAAGAATTCTTTGTGTGAACACAATCAAGACAACCCTGCAG GTTACATCAATTGACATCTCAGGGTCAGTCGTGGTCAACACTTGCATCATTCACTACCGTCACCAGGAGTTCTCCCATTGGCTAAATCTATTTCCATGGGAACAGCTATTCCACAGGAAGGAAGCACACAGAAAAAG GCGCTTCCCTCACCTGGATGCTCCCGTGATGATCACCACCTCTGTGTCCAACGTCAATGTGTCTGTTCAGCTGGGAGACACCACACCTTTTGCTCTGGGCTTCCTCTCTGCTAATGGAG AACTGCGGCATATCCTTGACATTAAAGTTGAGAGCGAGAATCAAGAGTCCCAAAATGTGCACGAACGTGCCTCGCTGTCCTTGGACAACTTCTGGTGGAGAGTGGGTCAGGGGTCTCATATCCAGCAGGCACCCCACCCTCCTGGTAAACATGTATGGGGAGAAGCCCTAATCCTAGACTCACTCAGCCTGCAG GGGAGTTTGAACCGACCCCACATGAAGTCAAGCAACCAGCCTCTGAGTCTGAACATTGAGTCCAGGCTGAAAGGGCTTCAAGTGGAGCTTTCAGAGACCTGTGCACTGTGTCTGTCTCGCCTGCTGTCTCTCATGTGTTTTCCTCGCCATCCAGAGTCACATCTCCCAGATGTGACTCCATTGTCTCCTTGTAATGACGACACCATAAAACCTATCCCCTCCTCACAGCTACACCTGCTTTTTAAAGTGGACTGCTGTCTAGAGGACGTTAATGTCTTCACGCTTTCTAATGTGGCAG GAGCTGTAGCTCTGCGGATGGACACTGTTAAAGTCCTGACCTCTGCTGAGAGCTCCAGGGTGTCTCTGGAGGGGGTCAGCTTGTCTGTGATCAAGTCAGTCACAGAGAACATGGAAGTATGTTGTCCTGCCTCTCAAACCATCAACCCTATAGTAAAACTCACCACATTAACGCTGTGGTACCACATCACCACCCACACTATACAG GTTCAATGTGAAGAGGATCTTACTGTTGAATGGACGCCACCAGACCACATGGTCCTATATCAGCACATGACTGAAGGTCAGGCGTGTTGGTTAATGCTGTGTGGAGAGAAAGCAGAGGAAAAGCCAGTTAAACCAGTGAACACTGAAGCTGCCTCAGGTCAGAGTAGAGGCCTGTGTTTGCGTGTTGAACTGGGCTGTACTCGTTTAACTGCTCATGTTACTGATCAGAACTACATTCTGCTGCACATGgatgcactctctctctcaaagCAAGGCAGTTCTATGCATATGCGCTCTCCCTCAGTGATCTTCAACTTTGATGGCAACAATATAGTCTCTTTTAATGGCCTAGATGTGGAGACACATGCAGATCTGACTGAAATGCAGCTGCACAGAGACACTTTCCCCTTCCTCACCACTCCTCATAACCGTGTCTGGGTATTGACATGTCCTTCCTTATCTATGGAGTTCCCCTACCAGTACAATTTCTCAAACACATTTGACAAAGCTATTAGTGTGCAGAAGTGGCTAAAAAGTCTCCATCACTCCCCAACCCAGACCTCAGCAACCCAACGTCTGCCGCCTGACCTCATCTTCAAAATTAGCCAGTTCTCATTTGTCTTCCTGGACGATGTCTTCGAAATCAAGCTGCGAGACAACTATGAACTGATGAAAGATGAAAGTAAAGAGAGTGCAAAGCGTCTGCAGCTTCTGGATAAGAAGGTGGCAGATCTCCGCAAACAGCATGGAGAACTTCTCCCGGCTAGAAAGATAGAAGAGCTGTATAGTTCACTGGAGAAAAAGCATATAGAGATCTACATCCAGCGTTCACGCCGCCTCTATGCAAATACACCGATGAGGAAGTCGCTGCTGACCTGGACTGTTTCAGACTTAGAACTTGTCGCCATTGCTGATCAGTCCCTTCATGGCCCTGAGAGGGTGAGAGAACAGTTGAGGGACATTGACGGGATCAGTCCCTTCCCCAGAGATGGGCTCCCTCTGGTCATCCAATGGTGCCGTGCAGTCAAGTTCAAACTAGCTGCATTTTTGG TGAGAATTCGAGACTACCCTCGCTACCTGTTTGAGATCCGTGACTGGGAGCTGTCGGGACGTCTGATTGGCACAGAGCAAGATGGACAGCTGAGAGGTCGACGCAAACAGACTGTCCCACTTGGACCACCATGGGGAGATGTAACAGTCCACAGGAATATGCCACCACTCAAGTTCTACTATGACTTCAAAT CCAACATCTCTCTGTACACTATTGTTTGGGGGCCGTGTTGGGACCCTGCCTGGACTTTGATTGGCCAGTCAGTTGACCTTCTGACCAAACCTACAGCTGATCCCTCGCCTCTTCTGGCCTGGTGGGACAAAAGTCGTCTCCTTCTGCACGGGCGCTGGGTCATGGACATTGATCAGGCCAATCTTCATCAGCTGGCTACAGAG GATCCCTATAATACCACGGAAAATATGCACTGGGAGTGGAATAAGCTGAACTTTGACTGGAACCCCGgccagtttgtttttaaaggagACTTGGATGTAAATGTCAGGACCGCGTCAAA GTATGATGATATCTGTTTTCTACACCTGCCCAACCTGTGTATGACCCTTGATCTCCAATGGCTTTGCCATGGCAATCCCCATGACCACCACGCTGTAATGCTCTGCTGTGCGGAGAACATTGGAGACGTGACGTCAGGACAGCCTCATGACTCTTACAGAGCGTTTCGCTCTGAGAACCTCAACCTCTCCATCACCATGGACCTTAACCAGCATTGTGGCGCAG ACGCTTATCAGCCCAGAATCCTCTTGTACAGCAGCACACTGCGCTGGATGCAAAATTTCTGGGCCACATGGACAAGTGTATCTCGGCCAATCTGCAGAGGCAAGCTCTTCCATAGCCTCAAGCCAGTTCGCAAGAAGCTTGGTCAGCACTACAAGCAGATGTCCTACACAGCTGCCTTTCCACAACTACAA GTGCATTATTGGGCCTCCTTTGCCCAGCAGAGAGGTATCCAACTGGAGTGCAACAAAGGCCACGTCTTCACTCGGGGCACACAAAGACTTATTCCACAGG CTGGCACTGTGATGAGGAGGCTGATCTCTGAGTGGAATGTGACTCAGATGGTTAGTGAGCTCTCACAGGTGACAGTCCACCTGATGGCCTCCACCTGGGATGAGACTGCTGACCACCAGATCAACACTCAAGTGAACAAGACTCACCTGCTCAGCCTGTCATCCCTTAGCTACCAACGACAGAGCATCCGCATGGAGGAG GAGGTGAACACAAAGGATGAAACAAATGCCTCTTATACTCACAAATTGCGTCTGGTGGATCTACGTGCTTCCTGGACAACTACAAACAGAAACATAGCCTTTGGGCTATATGATGGCTACAAAAAGGCATCTGTACTGAAAAGAAATCTCTCCACTGAAGCTTTGAAAGGTCTGAGAATCGACACACAACTGCAGACAAAGAAGCTCAAACGCTCTCCTACCACCTACTCCCCCACCACAGCTCCTACCATACCAGTTGTTGCTTCTGTCAACCGAtcagaaaaaagtcaaaatgaag GCACATCGATGCTTCAGAAGTTGATTGAGGAGACAGACAAGTTTGTGGTGTTTTCAGAGGAGGATTCAGGTGTCAGCGACCAGCTGTGTGGCATTGCAGCCTGTCAGACTGATGATGTATATAACCGCAACTGGTTTATTGAGTTGGTCAACTGTCAG ATGATGTTGCGTGGCACAGAGACTGCCGGCTGTGTACTGGTGTCTGCAGCAAAGGCTCAACTGCTGCAGTGTGAGCATCACCCTGCCTGGTATAACGACACCTTGAAGCAGAAGACCACCTGGACCTGTCTGCTGGATGGCATGCAGTATTTTGCCACCATGGAGCCCAACCCATCTGAACAAGAGGACCGGCAGTTGTGGCTGGAG gtgAAAAACATTGAGGAGCACCGGCAGCGTAACCTGGACTCGGTGCTGGAGCTGATGGAGAGTGGCCAGGCTGTGGGAGGAATGGTTAGCACCACAACAG ATTGGAACCAGCCCGCACAGGTGAACGAGTCTCAGCAGGTTCAGCGTATAATCTCACGCTGTAGCTGCCGGATGCACTACATCAGTTACAGTCATGACATCAACCCAGAGCTGGCCACTCAGATTAAGCCTCCAGAGCTGAGGAACAACCACGAAAAGGAAGACCTGCTAAAGAAACAGGCTG gTGCTGTGGACACCTTCACTCTCATTCATCATGATCTTGAGATATCCACTAACCCAGTTCAGTATGCCATGATTCTGGACATTGTCAACAACCTGCTCTTACACGTGGAGCCCAGACGCAAG GAGCACAGTGAGAAAAAGCAGCGAGTGCGTTTCCAACTGGAGATTTCCAGTAACCCCGAGGAGCAGCGCAGCAGCATCTTGCATCTTCAGGAGGCTGTTAGGCAACACCTTGCTCAAATTAGACGCCTTGAGAAACAGATTTATTCAAACATCAGG GCGCAATCCGAGGAACTGGGTTGTGATGAACTGAACGAGATTAACGCACGACTGCAGCACCAGCTGAACCAGGAGAAGAATGACATGCAGATGAAGAGTGAAGAGCTCAACATCCTCATCAG ATGTTTTAAGGATTTCCAGCTGCAGCGGGCAAATAAGCTGGAGTTACGTAAACCTCCCGAGGATGTGAGTGTAGTGAGGAGAACAGAGATCTACTTTGCACAGGCCCGCTGGTGTTTGACAGAAGAGGACGGACAGCTTGGTATCGCTGAGCTGGAGCTGCAGAGATTCATGTACAGCAAG CTGAACAAGTCTGATGATACAGCAGAGCATCTTTTGGAGCTTGGGTGGTTCACAATGAACAACCTGCTACCGAACGCAGCGTACAAG GTCGTACTTCGCCCACAGAGTAACTGCCAGTCTGGACGCCAGTTTGCTTTGCGGATTTTCAGCAAAGTGCGCCCCCCTGTGGGAGGAATCTCTGTGAAGGAACACTTTGAG GTGAATGTGGTGCCTCTCACCATCCAGCTGATGTACCAGTTCTTCAAACGAATGATGGGGTTTTTCTTCCCAGGAAGAAATGTTGAAGAGGAGGAGGTCACAGATGAAGAAGACAAATTTAGGCTGGTTACTACTG GTATCCCTGTCAAACCTCGGCCATCGTCAGAGGACACCATGGGTGCTATGGGTCCCAGCAAAGGTGTCACCCAGGGACTGAACCGCACTGCTGGGGTCAGAAGGTCATTCAGGAAGGCTCCAGAG CATCCTGTCGATGACATCGATAAGATGAAAGAGCGAGCTGCAATGAACAACTCATTCATCTACATCAAGATTCCCCAAGTGCCTCTCTGTGTCAGCTATAAG GGTGAAAAGAACAGTGTCGACTGGAAGGACTTGAATCTGGTTCTGCCTTGCTTGGAGTACCATAACAATACATGGACGTGGCTCGACTTTGCCATGGCTGTGAAAAGAGACAGCCGAAAAGCACTTGTAGCGCAG ATGATAAAAGAGAAACTGCGTCTGAAGCCAGCTTCGGGCTCAGACTTGAGGGGGAAGGCGTCTGAAGGGAAGGCGGACAACAGCCTACAGCAGCAGGAAGAAGATGAGAAAGCACGACTCCTCATCGGTCTCAGCACTGCAGACAAGAGCTCTGGCAAGAAGAGCATCTTCAGACGACATAAGTGA